The Nitrososphaerales archaeon region CCTCTTGCTTAACAATCTCCTTTGGGAATATGGCTTCAAGATCTTTTGGTTTAACGGGCTCACGTGTTTGAGGATTTATTGGGGGTGGTAATGGTGATGGCAGATCGGGGACTATATTGTACCATTTATCGGGCATCTCATCCTCCGAAAGGTTGATCTTCCTATACATAATTATCAAGACTAAGGTGTGCTATAATGAACTATTTAAGTCTTTTGTGCACAAAATTATGCACAAATGTAAGAAGTGATGTTAGAAGTTACTGTTCTTCCTTACGATCTTCTTCCCACTTATTCGCTTTGGAGTGATTAAGACGATCCTTACCGATCTTAATTCCTTCTCCACATCCCGACCTGGTCTGCTCATGTAATCCTTGAATGGTGTCGGTACTCGATACTTATCTATGAGCTTCTGTAAGTA contains the following coding sequences:
- a CDS encoding pyridoxamine 5'-phosphate oxidase family protein; amino-acid sequence: RKNPNVCFEVDEAISDASLAKSVIVMGYAEIIEDREMMIPYLQKLIDKYRVPTPFKDYMSRPGRDVEKELRSVRIVLITPKRISGKKIVRKNSNF